The Lineus longissimus chromosome 2, tnLinLong1.2, whole genome shotgun sequence genome window below encodes:
- the LOC135503116 gene encoding solute carrier family 25 member 45-like isoform X2 encodes MMGKNSVIDWIAGACGGAAALVVGHPLDTTKVQLQTLEVSQGKLRLLDVLRKIRRDGIFTGFFRGLSMPLYNNSIQFSIYFGVYSQVLKEIIKWRNTSKLAYTDHMVAGYVGGVSSLIIRCPLDVIKSTLQTQAGNKRRMESSLDVLQAALLELSCGPPLCHGTSYGPG; translated from the exons ATGATGGGAAAGAACTCAGTCATTGACTGGATTGCCGGTGCCTGTGGAG GGGCTGCTGCTCTTGTTGTTGGGCATCCATTGGACACAACGAAG GTGCAGCTGCAAACTCTAGAAGTGTCCCAAGGGAAACTACGGCTTCTTGATGTCTTACGTAAGATACGAAGAGATGGCATA TTTACTGGTTTCTTCAGAGGGTTGTCCATGCCTCTGTACAACAACTCCATCCAATTCTCGATATATTTTGGCGTTTATAGCCAGGTATTGAAAGAGATAATAAAATGGCGAAATACTTCAAAGTTGGCTTACACAGATCACATGGTTGCTGGTTATGTCGGAGGGGTTTCGTCACTCATCATTCGGTGTCCGCTTGATGTCATTAAGTCGACGTTACAAACACAGGCCGGAAACAAAC GCCGAATGGAATCGTCATTGGATGTCTTGCAGGCGGCATTGCTGGAGCTGTCTTGTGGACCGCCATTATGCCATGGGACGTCATACGGACCAGGATAG
- the LOC135503100 gene encoding uncharacterized protein LOC135503100 produces MNGDGSSLSSAAEGTSDRKLLNPKEYDEIPSSEVSPPPTPPSPKRSQPASQHFAIPKDATHSIMQNLSILSSNLAQLKGVLVVDDIHERFGQRIFLTILLLLSIGMQILSKMITFFVMNTDICVLHDENGKIDDEAVEKRPSEWSFALGFIHASHCMTFATTLVNLVITTFTFSTGNGGK; encoded by the exons ATGAACG GCGATGGATCCAGTCTCAGCTCCGCTGCGGAGGGCACGTCAGACAGGAAACTCCTTAACCCAAAAGAATATGATGAGATTCCCAGCTCTGAAGTGAGCCCACCTCCGACGCCGCCGTCGCCCAAACGCAGTCAACCTGCGTCGCAGCACTTTGCTATACCGAAGGATGCTACCCATTCAAT AATGCAGAATTTGTCAATTCTGAGCAGCAATCTGGCGCAGCTCAAAGGCGTACTGGTTGTTGATGACATTCACGAGAGATTTGGGCAGAGGATCTTCCTGACCATCTTATTGCTATTATCAATCGGGATGCAGATTTTGAGCAAGATGATCACATTTTTTGTG ATGAACACAGACATTTGCGTCCTTcatgatgagaatggtaaaattgatgatgaGGCGGTAGAGAAACGACCTTCGGAATGGAGTTTTGCCCTGGGCTTTATCCACGCATCGCATTGTATGACATTTGCTACAACACTCGTAAACCTGGTGATAACTACGTTCACCTTTTCCACAGGGAATGGTGGAAAGTAA
- the LOC135503094 gene encoding BTB/POZ domain-containing adapter for CUL3-mediated RhoA degradation protein 3-like — protein MSGEQRLVIKGNDSKYVKLNVGGSLFYTTIGTLTKQDTMLRAMFSGRMEVLTDQEGWVLIDRCGKPFGTILSFLRDGTVALPESKRDLQELLTESKYYLVQSLVDQCETALKKKTEELEPICRVPLITSQKEEQALIANTAKPVVKLLCNRHNNKYSYTSNSDDNLLRNIELFDKLSLRFNGRVLFIKDVIGSNEICCWSFYGHGTKVAETCCTSIVYGTDKKHTKVEFPEAKIYEETLNVLLYEDRNKGPDAELMQATRGYNLEVGGGYASDDDMDDHSGASRMRRK, from the exons ATGTCTGGTGAACAGAGATTAGTGATAAAAGGAAACGACTCGAAGTATGTGAAGTTAAATGTTGGTGGTTCACTTTTCTACACAACGATTGGGACACTCACTAAACAGGACACCATGCTTCGTGCTATGTTCAGTGGGCGGATGGAAGTGCTGACTGATCAGGAAG GATGGGTCTTGATTGACCGATGTGGCAAGCCGTTTGGAACAATCCTGAGCTTCCTCCGTGATGGTACTGTGGCGCTTCCAGAATCAAAAAGAGATCTTCAGGAACTCCTAACAGAATCAAAATATTATCTAGTCCAAAGCCTTGTAGATCAGTGTGAAACTGctttaaagaagaaaacagaGGAACTGGAGCCAATATGTCGGGTACCTCTTATAACATCACAGAAAGAAGAGCAGGCGTTGATTGCTAACACTGCAAAG CCTGTAGTGAAACTGCTGTGCAATAGACACAATAACAAATACTCATACACAAG TAACTCAGATGACAACTTATTACGGAATATCGAACTTTTTGATAAACTATCATTACGGTTCAATGGTCGTGTGCTATTTATTAAAGACGTTATTGGCAGTAATGAGATATGTTGCTGGTCATTCTATGGACATGGAACGAAAGTGGCCGAGACGTGCTGTACATCAATTGTTTATGGTACAGATAAAAAGCACACTAAG GTTGAGTTCCCAGAAGCCAAGATCTATGAAGAGACTTTGAATGTGTTATTATACGAGGATAGAAACAAAGGTCCTGATGCTGAGCTCATGCAGGCAACAAGGGGATACAATCTTGAGGTTGGCGGTGGTTACGCGAGTGACGATGACATGGACGATCATAGTGGTGCGAGTAGAATGCGGCGAAAATAG
- the LOC135503110 gene encoding intraflagellar transport protein 20 homolog, which produces MADEVMAKAGLHFDELNKIRVLEPDAAGQTTELKEECKDFVEKISDFQKIVGTFIDMVDGVSKEVEKEKMKAIGSRNLLKSMAKQREAQQQQLQALIAEKKMQLERLRVQYEALQKEEIEQNEFIEQFILQK; this is translated from the exons ATGGCTGACGAGGTGATGGCGAAAGCTGGGCTCCACTTTGATGAGCTAAATAAAATACGAGTCCTTGAACCAGATGCTGCTGGTCAAACTACAGAGTTAAAAGAAGAGTGTAAAGATTTTGTGGAAA aaatatcAGATTTCCAAAAGATTGTCGGAACATTCATTGATATGGTTGATGGTGTGTCAAAAGAAGTTGAAAAGGAAAAAATGAAG GCAATTGGTTCAAGAAATCTACTGAAGTCCATGGCGAAGCAGCGAGAGGCACAGCAGCAGCAGTTACAAGCTTTGATAGCAGAAAAGAAAATGCAATTAGAAAG ATTGCGAGTTCAGTATGAAGCATTACAAAAGGAAGAAATCGAACAAAATGAATTCATAGAGCAGTTCATCTTACAGAAATGA
- the LOC135503116 gene encoding solute carrier family 25 member 48-like isoform X1: MMGKNSVIDWIAGACGGAAALVVGHPLDTTKVQLQTLEVSQGKLRLLDVLRKIRRDGIFTGFFRGLSMPLYNNSIQFSIYFGVYSQVLKEIIKWRNTSKLAYTDHMVAGYVGGVSSLIIRCPLDVIKSTLQTQAGNKQRAKHGSRVYYKGSLCCLEDVYQSKGLRGLYRGLAINLIMQIPTSITFIPAFIFLRERLCSYSLFRPNGIVIGCLAGGIAGAVLWTAIMPWDVIRTRIVADSLGVRYNGTLDCIRKTYREDGFKTFFRGFSLSVVRGCLMNAIMLSVYMKVLIFSNGISNFDHIYSDRSDGHRS; the protein is encoded by the exons ATGATGGGAAAGAACTCAGTCATTGACTGGATTGCCGGTGCCTGTGGAG GGGCTGCTGCTCTTGTTGTTGGGCATCCATTGGACACAACGAAG GTGCAGCTGCAAACTCTAGAAGTGTCCCAAGGGAAACTACGGCTTCTTGATGTCTTACGTAAGATACGAAGAGATGGCATA TTTACTGGTTTCTTCAGAGGGTTGTCCATGCCTCTGTACAACAACTCCATCCAATTCTCGATATATTTTGGCGTTTATAGCCAGGTATTGAAAGAGATAATAAAATGGCGAAATACTTCAAAGTTGGCTTACACAGATCACATGGTTGCTGGTTATGTCGGAGGGGTTTCGTCACTCATCATTCGGTGTCCGCTTGATGTCATTAAGTCGACGTTACAAACACAGGCCGGAAACAAAC AGCGCGCCAAACATGGCTCTCGGGTGTATTACAAGGGATCACTCTGCTGCCTGGAAGACGTCTACCAAAGCAAGGGTCTGCGCGGTCTTTACCGGGGCCTGGCCATCAATTTGATCATGCAAATACCCACCAGTATAACCTTCATCCCGGCGTTCATATTCTTGCGGGAAAGATTATGTTCGTACTCTCTATTTAGGCCGAATGGAATCGTCATTGGATGTCTTGCAGGCGGCATTGCTGGAGCTGTCTTGTGGACCGCCATTATGCCATGGGACGTCATACGGACCAGGATAGTAGCAGACAGCCTTGGCGTGAGATACAATGGAACTTTAGACTGTATACGGAAGACCTACCGAGAAGATGGCTTTAAAACGTTCTTTCGGGGGTTTTCACTGTCTGTAGTAAGAGGTTGTTTAATGAATGCAATTATGCTTTCAGTTTATATGAAAGTACTGATATTTTCGAATGGAATTTCGAACTTTGATCACATCTATAGTGATCGTTCTGATGGACATCGATCATGA